Genomic DNA from Telopea speciosissima isolate NSW1024214 ecotype Mountain lineage chromosome 2, Tspe_v1, whole genome shotgun sequence:
AGTCTactttccaacaaaaaaaatggtgCATGATTTGCTTTTTGCTGCAATGAGTTATGGACATTTTAGTAAAGTGTGTCAAAGCTGAGTGGGGAATCCGAATTTGCTTCTTGCTCTTTCAACTTCATAAGTGGAGATATGGAGATTCTCACCAAAGCAATGAATCTTCTTCTATTGAAGACCCCAACACATGGGAATTAAAGATACATGAACTAGAAAGGATACATGCATAGGAACTTTCATATTTTAAGTAGACCAATGTAATATGcatttaatttgttttcttttcttttttcaagaaTCAATCTCAATCCTAGGATCTCAATTAGAATGAATGGTTGAGATATTGTAGTAACTTTTAGGTTTCATGTATTTGCCTATAAAAGGTCTActtattttatttgtaatagACTAGAATTTTGTTGAATGAAAATTGCTTTGTGCATTTTGTTAGAACCATGATGAATTCTCTCTTGTAAACCTTGAAGAGTTCAACCAAGAAACCCTAGAAGaagtttttctctttcctaGAAGAGTAGTAGTTTTGTTCTTCACCtacatcctagaagagttgtAGGCCACCAATAGAGTTGATTTGCATCCTAGAAGAGAACCTCTTTGTTATTGAGTTGTGCTCACTCTCCCAATCCGTTTGTTCAAGTATCCTATCGAGAGATTGCATCAGATTTATTAGAGTAAATGGGGATTAATTGTATTAACATAACATGGGATTAATGGAGGCCAGGTGGTAGCATCATGTATGAGATTATAAGTGGTGGCATTTTTAAGGCTACCCACCTAGCAACACTTAATGAGGTGTCTAGAGTGCTAGTAATTAAGTTTTAAGAGTAAACATCTTGtagaccccctgaggtttgtttACCTATCATGTAGCCCCtaagttttttaaaaccccgCTAATAGACCTATAAAACGAACAGAATACATGTTTCGTTAGAGTCAATAGGTCAAGTGCTGATGTCATCAGGCCATAAATGAGGAAATggcaaaaatacccttattgaAATCAAACAACCTAAATcgatcctctttcctcttctttctcttcttcatcatcctcCGCTAAGATTGAAATCAAACAACCCTatatcatcatcttcatcatcttcttctttctcgcAAGCGTTGGCTGGCGCCTTCAAACTCACAGTAGAATATGAAGCAAAGGCATTAGCCATGACTTCTGAAAGCCCTAGTCTCAAATCTTCAGTTTATCTGGAGGACATGGAAGAGCTTGAAAGGGTATTCAATCAATTTAATGTGAATGGTGACGGAAAGATCTTATCCATAGAGCTTGGCAACATTCTCAATGCCCTAGGCTCTGAAACTTCTCCGGAGGAAATCCACCGCATGATGAAAGAGATCGACACCGATGGAGATGGCTACATCGATCTCAAAGAATTTTCTGATTTCCACCATGGAAGTTCCAACGGTGATTCGAACACTGGTAATGGAATGAAAGAGCTGAAAGATGCTTTTGATATGTACAATTGGGATCAGAACGGATTGATATCGGTAAATAAGCTTCATATGGTGTTGAAGAGCTTGAGGGGGAAGTGTTCCATCCAAGATTGCTCCAAGATGATCAGCTCTGTCGATGCCGATGGCGATGGAAATGTCAATTTTGAAGAATTCAAGACGATAATGACAAACAACAAGGCTTCGGCTCACTAGATGTGAAACACTAATCCCAACTCCTGTATGTGTGTatgcttctctttttttctctttctaatGTCCATATGAGTATTAaggtttttctgtttctgtaaCCAAATTTAGAAAACTCAACAACTCAGAGGAAACTCTTTAGGTTGAGATTTTAGGTTTGAATTAGAGTGTGTTTCATACTACCTGTAATCCCTATGTTTACTTCTTCTACTGCAtcaaatggggaaaaaaaaaaagctcaacTACTATTGGTGGTAatgttgaaaagaaaaatggattaaGCACTCATAACAATTTAAAGAATGTCATAATCCGATAAGCATGAACCGACTGTAGGAGTTGAGTCGTGAAGTCGGGCTTTTGCCAATGCCAAGTGTCAGTATGCTCCTTTTGACCATTTGAACATTTTTCGAGAATCGACGgcaaaaaggagaagagatgaatAATGGCATGTTAAGTAGATAAATCCAAGAGTGTTTGGCCAAAAATGGCTTACTTTGATCTAAAAGCTTGTGCAAGGGCGGTGGATGGAGAGGTCGAATTACATACTACGATAAATAAGTAGTAGGTCAAGATCGGGTAAGAGTCCTCGCCTAGAAAAAACAATGGGCGTTCGAATCTCTTTCGATCTTTTCTATGGTGAGTCAAGTGCTTCTTTCTTGCTTTTTAAGTAATCGAGATTGGGTTGGTGTTCAGTGTACCCTACTGTATCAAAAAGAATGCATTTCATTCAAAGTGAGAcgctccaaagaaaagaaaaagaacgtGGGCAAGAATCGACGAGGAATCCAGGGAATCgcgaaggaaaaaaaagaaggctcCTGAAGTTCTTATAATATAAAATAGAGGATAAGGAAGAGGTCAGGCGAGTGGTGGGCATCTTCACTACCGACTAGGACCATAAGCGTTTTGAAGAAACGCTATTGATCGTATTCTGTGTATCATTATATAGAAGATACAAGTATGAAGAGATAAGATTACAAGGCTAAATTAACTCTATGAATCTCCTATGATTATGCACAAGATAAAATCAATCTCCTATGATTATGCACAAGATAAAATCTATCCTAATCTGGTGAAGATGTGTATGGTAAGACTCCCCTTCATGGTGGAGCGTGGAGGTTACAAACACCCAGCTTGGAACATAGTAGTTGAAACTGCTCACGACTAAGGGATTTAGTGAATAAATCAACGATCTGGTTCGAACTAGCGACCTTGGTTGGTTGTAACAATCCTTGTTGAAGCTTCTCACAAACAACATGGCAATCAATTTTGATGTGTTTAGTGCGTTCATGAAAGACGGGATTGGAGGCGATGTGGAGAGCAACCTGGTTATCACAATATAATGGTATTGGTGTAATAGGAGCAAGACCGAGGTCACATAAGAGAGAAGTGACCCAGGTGAGCTCACAAGTAGCAACACCCATGGCTTGGTATTCAGTCTCGGCAGAGGATCGGGACACTGTGGTTTGTTTCTTGGTCTTCTAAGAGATTGGACTTGAACCAAGAAATATGCAATAGCCAGTTATCGAACGCCGAGTCATGGGGTAAATGGCCCAATCTGAGTCACAATAGCTTGACAATTCCAGTGAActagaagaggagaaaaaatgcCCTGCCCTGGGGTACCCTTTAGATAGCGTAACAGACGGTGGGCGGCATCCAAATGAGGTTGGCGTGGCTAGTGCATGAACTGGCTAAGGATATCGACCGTATGAACAATATCAAGTCATGTGACAGTCAGATAAATCAGATGCTCAACAAGACGACGATAAATAGAAGGATCCGGTAATAAATCACCATTGGAGTCAGTCAAGCGAAGATTTTATTCCATCAGTATATCAGAGGGGCGAGTCCCTGTCATTCCACAATCAACCAATATGTCGAGGATGTACTTGTGTTGGGATAAGTATATGTCAGCAGAGGAGCAGGCaacttcaatgcccaaaaaatatttcaagggGGAGATCCTTGATGTGAAATTGCCGACTAAGAAAAGCTTTGACATCAGCAATTAAAGGGGCATTAGAGCCGGTgatcacaatgtcatcaacatagaggATGATAAACACAGATGCAGTGTTGCGACATAAAATGAATAAAGAATGATCAGCCTGAGACTGGATGAAGCCAAAATCTAGAAGTGTCGTGGAGAATTTAGTGTTACACCCACAAcccaaatatacccttataccccggggcaatttagaccttacccagggggcaatgccacggtggcactggccaacacc
This window encodes:
- the LOC122651420 gene encoding probable calcium-binding protein CML18 → MTSESPSLKSSVYLEDMEELERVFNQFNVNGDGKILSIELGNILNALGSETSPEEIHRMMKEIDTDGDGYIDLKEFSDFHHGSSNGDSNTGNGMKELKDAFDMYNWDQNGLISVNKLHMVLKSLRGKCSIQDCSKMISSVDADGDGNVNFEEFKTIMTNNKASAH